From Salmo salar chromosome ssa04, Ssal_v3.1, whole genome shotgun sequence, one genomic window encodes:
- the LOC106603039 gene encoding cell division cycle protein 23 homolog, whose amino-acid sequence MAALCSEFGDLVQIKKQLISVISLCKERGLVHSVKWASELAFALDPLPKNELPPPTFFTEEDAQDLDVLGLAKSYFDLKEYDRAAYFLRGCCSQKAYFLYMYSRYLSGEKKKDDETVDSLGPLEKGQVRNEALRELRVELSKKHSAGELDGFALYLYGVVLRKLDLLKEAVDVFVEATHALPLHWGAWLELCNLITNIEMLKSLSLPDCWIRDFFMAHMYTELQMIKEALQKYQSLIEAGFSKSTYIMSQIAVAYHNIRDIDQALALFNELREQDPFRIENMDTFSNLLYVRSMKPELSYLAHNLVEIDKYRVETCCVIGNYYSLRSQHEKAALYFQRALKLNPRCLGAWTLMGHEYMEMKNTSAAIQAYRHAIEVNKRDYRAWYGLGQTYEILKMPFYCLYYYRKAHQLRPNDSRMLVALGESYEKLSQHVEAKKCYWRAYSVGDVERMALLKLAKLHEQLNESDDAAQCYIIYIQDIFSCGEQLEHAEVSTALRYLGQYYFKNKLYDEASLCAQRCCDYNDAREEGKALLRQISQVRDQTESSTTDLFGPLSSNNTPIRRVSPLDLSSFTP is encoded by the exons ATGGCGGCCTTGTGTAGTGAGTTTGGTGATTTAgttcaaataaaaaaacaactCATATCTGTAATATCGCTTTGTAAAGAAAGAGGACTTGTACATAGCGTGAAATG GGCGTCAGAGTTGGCATTTGCCCTGGACCCCCTGCCCAAGAATGAACTACCACCACCCACATTTTTTACCGAG GAGGATGCTCAGGACCTGGATGTTCTCGGCCTGGCCAAGTCCTACTTTGACCTGAAAGAGTATGACCGAGCTGCCTACTTCCTTCGGGGCTGCTGCAGCCAGAAAGCATACTTCCTGTACATGTACTCCCGCTATCTG TCTGGGGAAAAGAAAAAAGatgatgagacagtggacagcCTGG GGCCTCTGGAGAAAGGTCAGGTGCGGAACGAGGCTCTGCGGGAGCTGAGGGTGGAGCTGAGTAAGAAACACAGTGCTGGAGAGCTGGACGGATTTGCTCTGTACCT gtatGGGGTGGTGCTGCGGAAGCTGGATCTGCTGAAGGAGGCGGTGGATGTGTTTGTGGAGGCGACCCATGCCTTACCTCTACACTGGGGAGCATGGTTGGAGCTCTGTAATCTCATCACCAACATTGAAATG CTGaagtccctgtctctgccagacTGTTGGATCAGAGACTTCTTCATGGCCCACATGTACACAGAGCTGCAGATGATCAAAGAGGCGCTGCAGAAATACCAGAGCCTGATAGAGGCAGGCTTCTCCAAGAGCACGTATATCATGTCACAGATCGCTGTGGCCTACCACAACATCAGAG ATATTGACCAGGCTCTGGCTCTGTTCAATGAGTTGCGAGAGCAGGATCCCTTTCGCATTGAGAACATGGACACGTTCTCCAACCTGCTCTATGTCAGG AGCATGAAGCCAGAGCTCAGCTACCTGGCCCACAACCTGGTGGAGATAGACAAGTACAGGGTAGAGACCTGCTGTGTCATCG GGAACTACTACAGCCTGCGGTCGCAGCACGAAAAGGCAGCGCTGTACTTCCAGAGAGCTCTGAAGCTGAACCCTCGCTGCCTAGGGGCCTGGACTCTGATGGGCCACGAGTACATGGAGATGAAGAACACCTCTGCTGCCATCCAGGCCTACAG GCACGCTATAGAAGTGAACAAGCGAGACTACCGTGCCTGGTATGGCCTGGGACAGACTTATGAGATCCTCAAGATGCCCTTCTACTGCCTGTACTACTATCGAAAGGCCCACCAGCTCAG GCCCAATGACTCTCGTATGCTGGTTGCTCTGGGAGAGAGCTACGAGAAACTCTCACAGCACGTCGAGGCCAAGAAG TGTTACTGGAGGGCGTACTCTGTGGGGGACGTGGAGAGGATGGCCCTACTGAAGCTGGCAAA acTTCACGAGCAGCTTAACGAATCTGACGATGCGGcccagtgttatatcatatacaTCCAAGACATCTTCTCTTGTGGG GAGCAGCTGGAGCATGCGGAGGTGAGCACGGCCCTGCGTTACCTGGGCCAGTACTACTTCAAAAACAAGCTCTATGACGAGGCGTCACTATGTGCACAACGCTGCTGTGACTACAATGAC GCTCGTGAGGAAGGCAAGGCCCTGCTCCGACAGATCTCCCAGGTTAGAGACCAGACGGAGTCCTCAACCACAGACCTGTTTGGACCGCTCTCCTCCAACAACACTCCCATCAGGAGGGTGTCCCCCCTCGACTTGTCCTCCTTCACCCCCTGA